A region of the Arenibacter antarcticus genome:
TATTTAGTTGTCATCCCTGGGGTGGCAGCGGATATGATCCAGTACCTTAGGTTTTCGTGAATCTCTAATTTCTTTTCATATCCATAGCACTCAGGGTCTAAAAACTGAGGTATAGTGCACCTAAGTGTAGAAGAGGCAGCCGTAGCGAAGGCCAACGCACCAACTGACTCCTTGCTTAGATGTATACTCCGTTAGTTTACCCTACCCGTAGCCCGCTATTATCAACACCTGTTTATTAAACTTAAATGGAGGTAAAACCCAATTCTTCGGTCTTCCATTAATTACTAATTATCTAGGGATGATACTTCCCACTATTTACTTATCTTAGTCCCTTAAAAAAAATTGCCAATGTATTTTTTAGGTTTCACCTGGAATCCCGCCGACACTTTGTTTCAAATTGGGGTATTACAAATAAAATATTATAATCTTCTTTGGATAACTGCCTTTGCACTAGGGTGGTATATCATGAAAAAAATCTTTGTAAAGGAGAACAAATCCATAGAACAATTAGATTCCCTATTCATCTATACCGTCCTTGCCACCATGTTGGGCGCCAGATTGGGACATGTCATCTTCTATGATTGGGCCTATTATCAAAATCATTTGTTGGAAATATTGCTTCCTATACGGGAAACTGAGGGAACTGCGCTTTTCGGGATCATTAACGGCTATGAATTTACAGGATTCACCGGCTTGGCAAGTCACGGTGCCGCCATTGGAATTATCATAGGCATGTATCTCTATACTCGGAAATACCCTGAATTTAAAATACTTTGGATCTTGGATCGCATTGTAATTCCCGTATCCATAGGTGCTTTTTGCGTGCGATTGGGGAATTTTTTCAACTCCGAGATCAATGGTAAAATAGTAGACAAATCTTTTTTATTCGCTACCCGTTTTATCAGGGATTCCGATGATTTACACCCAGCAAAAGCCTTGGCCATTACCAAGGAAAAAACGGTAAATGCAGCTTATGATCTTATAGAAAAGGATCCGCGTTTCGTCGAATATTTAGAGGCAATCCCCTACAGGCATCCAGCACAATTATACGAGGGAGTCTGTTATATTTTTGTATTTGCCATATTGTATTATCTATACTGGAAAACCAACAAGAAAAACAAATTAGGATATCTTTTTGGATTGTTCCTTGTATTGTTATGGTCCGTTCGGTTCTTTGTGGAGTTCGTTAAGAAAAGTCAAGGTGGATTTGAGGAATCCTTGGGGCTATTATCTACTGGACAATGGTTGAGCATCCCCTTTATCCTGGTAGGTCTTTATTTTATGTTCCGACCCACATCGACAACCGCAAAGTAGCCAAGGCTTAATTGAGGAAGAGTTTGACTAATGCCAAGATAGGACACAAAGTTTTCCACGGGCTAAAGCCCCGTGGCTATTCGAATGATTTAAGTGGCAATTGAATTTTTTGTTCCAAATAGTCAGGAAAAATGAACGGAATTGGAGCACATTGTCTAAACAAATTTTAAAATTATTAACATTACCCAATTACGGATAATTAAGGTGAAACAGATGAAGTATAGCAAAGTAGTATTCATATTGATTGCTATTTTTACGATAGTGGTTTCTTGTAAAGAGGACGAAAAGGCAATCATAAAAACGGAATCCATCGCATTTAAAAAAGAAGGCTCCCTCAAAATAGTGCAACAGGAAACCGATTCTATTTTGGCTAGCCTAGACATAGAGATTGCCGATAACGAGTATGAGACTGCAACAGGACTGATGTACAGGAGCTCCATGGAGGCTAAGCAAGCCATGTTATTTATCTTCGAGGATGTGGCCATGCGCTCATTTTATATGAAAAATACCGAGATAGCGTTGGACATCCTCTATATTGATGATAACAAAAAGATCGTCAGTTTTCAAAAAAATGCACAGCCCTTTAATGAATCGGGGCTAAGTTCAAAAGTTCCCGCCAAGTACGTATTGGAAATAAATGCAGGAATGTCCGATAAATGGAAGTTAGCTATTGGCGATTCCATCGCATACGAAAAAACACCATAGCCCCTTAAAACAAGGCTATCTATTGACAATAAAGGGTTATCCCGACTTATGGTTTGGATACCCCCACCATTATTATTTTATTAGTTAGAAATTAACCCATAAATAACACCGACCATTGACAACGAAAAAAAGTATATCGCTAAGCTTTCTGATTGTCATTCTTTCCCTTCCTCTCTATGCCCAGAAAAAAAATGGCGCATTTCGACTTAACATTAAAAAAACTTCCCTCCCTATTACCATAGATGGCATAGGTGATGATAAGGCCTGGCAGGATACTGATGTAACAACCGATTTCTTTATGGTATTGCCCATGGACACCGGAAAAGCCAATGAACCATCGGAAATTCGCATGACCTATGACGAAAACAACTTATACCTATTAGCCACCTTTTACAACACTACCAAAGGGCCGTACTATGTAGAATCATTGCGACGGGATTTTAGTTTTGGCAAAAACGACAATTTCTTACTGTTTATAGACCCCTTTAACAACCAGACCACGGGCTATTCCTTTGGTTCCAATGCCGCTGGTGCACAATGGGACGGCACCATGTACGACGGTGGAAGTGTGGACTTAAATTGGGACAGCAAATGGATTTCAGAAGTAACAAGCGATGATGATAAATGGGTGTTTGAGATGGCCATTCCTTTCAAATCCATACGCTATGAAGAGGGTGTTTCTGAATGGGGCATTAATTTTAGTCGTTTAGATCTGAAGTCGGGCGAAAAATCGAGTTGGACACCCATTCCACGGCAGTTCCCAACAGCATCCCTTGCCTATACAGGAACATTGGTCTGGGATGCACCTCCCCCATCTCCCCGTACCAATTTTTCTGTCATTCCCTATGTATCTGCAAGTGTAAATAGGAATTTAGAAAATGGGGAGGACACTGAATTCGACAAAAAAATTGGTGGCGACATTAAGTTTAGCCTAAGCACCTCTTTAAATTTAGATTTAACAATAAACCCCGATTTTTCTCAGGTAGAGGTAGATCGGCAGGTAACCAATCTTGACCGATTTGAACTATTTTTCCCCGAAAAGAGGCAGTTCTTTTTAGAAAATGGTGATCTATTTGCCAACTTCGGTTACGCCACCATACGCCCATTTTTCTCGAGGAGAATAGGTTTGGGCGTGCCCATACAGGCTGGAGCAAGGGTCAGTGGCAACCTTAACAATAAGTGGCGAATGGGGCTAATGGACATGCAAACCGCCAGTGTGGAGGAAACAGGGCTCCCGAGCCATAATTTTGGGGTCCTCTCCTTACAACGAAGAATTTTTTCCCGCTCCAGCATTGGGTTAATAGTGGTAAACAAGCAAGCTATAAATTACCCCCAGGACACGGATTCTCTTAGAACAGCATTCCCTAAGTTTAATAGAAATATAGGATTGGAATACAATTTGGCATCCCCCAATAATCAATGGACGGGCAAAGCATTTTTACTAAAATCCTTTGCCCCAAAAAAGGAGGGCAATGGGATTACCCAAGCTGCCCACTTGGAATATAAGAGTCGAAAATGGAATTGGCGCATACAGGAAGAATCGGTTGAGGAAGACTATACCGCCGAGGTTGGCTTTGTTCCTAGAAACGGCTATGTAAACATCTCTTCGTATCTAGGGCACCTCTTCTTTCCCGAAAAAAGTGTCATCTTGAGCCACGGACCCAAAATACGTACTAGTTATTTCTTTAATGAGAAGTTGGAACGCACAGATAATATCAACCTATTTGAGTATCTCTTTAGTTTTCGAGACCGTTCTAGCTTAAACTTATCCCTGTCCGATGAGTATGTGGAACTACTAGCTCCTTTTGACCCTACACGGGCAAACAAGGCCACCTTGGACATTGGCAGTAAGCATCACTGGAACGCCTACATGATTGATTTTGTCTCCAAACCACAAAGCATGTTCACCTATTCCTTGGGGAGTCGTTTTGGAGGATACTATTCTGGTGGTAACAGAACAAGCCTAATCAGCGAAGTGGGATATCGTTTCCAACCCTTTGTCAGTTTAAGCAGTAATATCAGCTTTAACCACATTCACCTACCGGCTCCTTGGAACAATACAGAGTTTTGGCTTATTGGCTCTGAAGTGGATATCACATTTACCAATAAATTATTTTTCGCCACCCTATTCCAATACAACGAACAATCGAAGAATTTTAATTTAAACTCTAGGTTTCAATGGCGCTATAAGCCGGCGTCCGACTTATTCTTGGTCTATAGCAACAATTACCTTATTGAACCATTTGAAGGCAGAAATTGGGCCTTGACCTTAAAATTCACCTATTGGTTTAACAAGTAAGGCGAGTCATCTAGCACAA
Encoded here:
- the lgt gene encoding prolipoprotein diacylglyceryl transferase, with amino-acid sequence MYFLGFTWNPADTLFQIGVLQIKYYNLLWITAFALGWYIMKKIFVKENKSIEQLDSLFIYTVLATMLGARLGHVIFYDWAYYQNHLLEILLPIRETEGTALFGIINGYEFTGFTGLASHGAAIGIIIGMYLYTRKYPEFKILWILDRIVIPVSIGAFCVRLGNFFNSEINGKIVDKSFLFATRFIRDSDDLHPAKALAITKEKTVNAAYDLIEKDPRFVEYLEAIPYRHPAQLYEGVCYIFVFAILYYLYWKTNKKNKLGYLFGLFLVLLWSVRFFVEFVKKSQGGFEESLGLLSTGQWLSIPFILVGLYFMFRPTSTTAK
- a CDS encoding carbohydrate binding family 9 domain-containing protein, with product MTTKKSISLSFLIVILSLPLYAQKKNGAFRLNIKKTSLPITIDGIGDDKAWQDTDVTTDFFMVLPMDTGKANEPSEIRMTYDENNLYLLATFYNTTKGPYYVESLRRDFSFGKNDNFLLFIDPFNNQTTGYSFGSNAAGAQWDGTMYDGGSVDLNWDSKWISEVTSDDDKWVFEMAIPFKSIRYEEGVSEWGINFSRLDLKSGEKSSWTPIPRQFPTASLAYTGTLVWDAPPPSPRTNFSVIPYVSASVNRNLENGEDTEFDKKIGGDIKFSLSTSLNLDLTINPDFSQVEVDRQVTNLDRFELFFPEKRQFFLENGDLFANFGYATIRPFFSRRIGLGVPIQAGARVSGNLNNKWRMGLMDMQTASVEETGLPSHNFGVLSLQRRIFSRSSIGLIVVNKQAINYPQDTDSLRTAFPKFNRNIGLEYNLASPNNQWTGKAFLLKSFAPKKEGNGITQAAHLEYKSRKWNWRIQEESVEEDYTAEVGFVPRNGYVNISSYLGHLFFPEKSVILSHGPKIRTSYFFNEKLERTDNINLFEYLFSFRDRSSLNLSLSDEYVELLAPFDPTRANKATLDIGSKHHWNAYMIDFVSKPQSMFTYSLGSRFGGYYSGGNRTSLISEVGYRFQPFVSLSSNISFNHIHLPAPWNNTEFWLIGSEVDITFTNKLFFATLFQYNEQSKNFNLNSRFQWRYKPASDLFLVYSNNYLIEPFEGRNWALTLKFTYWFNK
- a CDS encoding DUF192 domain-containing protein; this encodes MKYSKVVFILIAIFTIVVSCKEDEKAIIKTESIAFKKEGSLKIVQQETDSILASLDIEIADNEYETATGLMYRSSMEAKQAMLFIFEDVAMRSFYMKNTEIALDILYIDDNKKIVSFQKNAQPFNESGLSSKVPAKYVLEINAGMSDKWKLAIGDSIAYEKTP